The following proteins are co-located in the Haloarcula rubripromontorii genome:
- the gatD gene encoding Glu-tRNA(Gln) amidotransferase subunit GatD — MNAGDRVRVERAAQTYEGVLLPSSTPDHLVVKLDGGYNVGIGREDASVDVLESDVYDVESAQDEQSQSAIEFDDDLPTVSLISTGGTIASTVDYRTGAVTAQFDAEDVLRAVPDLAGMANYRGRVVANILSENMTPAVWQDLAQAVHEEIEAGADGIVVMHGTDTMQYSASALSFMLDTPVPIVFTGSQRSADRPSSDNVMNAVSAVEAATSDCAEVLVCMHADESDDRCALHRGTRVRKNHTSRRDAFETVGAKPLGEVDYDIDGESTVTFHREYTERDAADLALHDDIETNVELLKFSPGMDPSLLEAAAEDSEGVVIEGTGLGHVNTDWIGTIEELDIPVVMTSQCLEGRVCDRVYDTGRDLLDAGVTEGEDMLPGTAKVKLMWALANSDDVADAMQEPLAGEIQQRSTPWL, encoded by the coding sequence ATGAACGCAGGCGACCGGGTCCGCGTCGAGCGCGCGGCCCAGACATACGAGGGCGTGTTGCTCCCGTCGAGTACGCCCGACCACCTCGTCGTCAAGCTCGACGGCGGGTACAACGTCGGTATCGGCCGCGAGGACGCATCCGTCGACGTGCTTGAGTCGGACGTGTACGACGTCGAGAGCGCACAGGACGAACAGAGCCAGTCGGCAATCGAATTTGACGACGACCTCCCGACGGTGTCGCTCATCTCCACCGGCGGGACCATCGCCTCGACCGTCGACTACCGCACCGGCGCGGTGACGGCCCAGTTCGACGCCGAGGACGTGCTGCGAGCGGTCCCGGACCTTGCCGGGATGGCGAACTACCGCGGCCGCGTCGTCGCGAATATTCTCTCGGAGAACATGACCCCGGCCGTCTGGCAGGACCTTGCGCAGGCAGTCCACGAGGAGATCGAGGCCGGCGCAGACGGCATCGTCGTCATGCACGGCACGGACACGATGCAGTACTCCGCGTCGGCGCTGTCGTTCATGCTCGACACACCGGTTCCAATCGTGTTTACTGGCAGCCAGCGGTCGGCGGACCGCCCGTCCTCGGACAACGTGATGAACGCTGTCTCGGCCGTCGAGGCTGCGACGAGCGACTGTGCGGAGGTGCTGGTCTGTATGCACGCGGACGAGTCCGACGACCGCTGTGCGCTCCACCGCGGCACCCGCGTCCGGAAGAACCACACCTCGCGCCGGGACGCCTTCGAGACAGTCGGCGCGAAGCCGCTTGGCGAGGTCGACTACGACATCGACGGCGAGAGCACAGTTACGTTCCACCGCGAGTACACCGAACGGGACGCCGCCGACCTGGCGCTGCACGACGACATCGAGACCAACGTGGAACTCCTGAAGTTCTCGCCGGGGATGGACCCGTCGCTGCTCGAAGCCGCTGCCGAGGACAGCGAGGGCGTCGTCATCGAGGGAACGGGGCTTGGCCACGTCAACACCGACTGGATCGGGACCATCGAGGAACTGGACATCCCGGTGGTCATGACCAGCCAGTGCCTCGAAGGCCGGGTCTGTGACCGCGTCTACGACACCGGACGGGACCTGCTCGACGCCGGCGTCACCGAGGGCGAGGATATGCTCCCCGGCACAGCGAAGGTCAAGCTCATGTGGGCGCTGGCAAACAGCGACGACGTGGCCGATGCCATGCAGGAACCGCTGGCCGGCGAGATTCAGCAGCGCTCGACACCCTGGTTGTAG
- a CDS encoding GNAT family N-acetyltransferase: MSPTVRTARHDDYEAIVDLTSDVWADRAMADYIPDVFRDWVDDDGPNRKTLVVDVDGHAVGIAQAVILTETEAWFQGMRVDSAHRGKGLGSLLTDRLIEWAADAGASVGRSMVFSWNEAGLGQSLAAGFEAVTSFRWAHPEPADETPEMPVGNDPTTAWRYWQGSDGRDVLSGLALDSGESWALSTLTRERLDRLGTEQAVLTVGERPQGMACRVRTTDADGDRLAEYAVGVWSNVDAARALFDGIAADAARLGVDGTRVLIPETPRHVAQAAYAGGDISECPDYVFEIPDLRELS, encoded by the coding sequence ATGTCGCCGACTGTTCGGACGGCTCGTCACGACGACTACGAGGCTATTGTCGACCTGACCAGCGATGTCTGGGCCGACCGCGCGATGGCTGATTACATCCCCGACGTGTTCCGCGACTGGGTCGACGACGACGGCCCGAACCGGAAAACCCTCGTCGTCGACGTTGATGGCCACGCCGTCGGCATCGCGCAGGCCGTCATACTCACCGAGACCGAGGCATGGTTCCAGGGGATGCGTGTCGACTCGGCGCATCGAGGAAAGGGACTCGGGTCGCTGCTGACCGACCGCCTCATCGAATGGGCGGCCGATGCCGGCGCGTCAGTCGGTCGAAGCATGGTGTTTTCCTGGAACGAGGCCGGGCTCGGCCAGTCGCTGGCTGCTGGCTTCGAAGCGGTCACGTCGTTCCGCTGGGCACACCCCGAGCCGGCCGACGAGACGCCCGAGATGCCTGTCGGAAACGACCCCACGACAGCGTGGCGCTACTGGCAGGGTAGCGACGGTCGGGACGTCCTGTCAGGGCTCGCGCTCGACAGCGGAGAGAGCTGGGCGCTCTCGACGCTGACGCGGGAACGGCTCGACCGACTGGGGACTGAGCAGGCGGTCCTGACCGTCGGCGAGCGGCCACAGGGGATGGCGTGTCGCGTCCGGACGACCGACGCTGACGGCGACCGGCTCGCAGAGTACGCGGTCGGGGTGTGGAGCAACGTCGACGCTGCGCGGGCCCTGTTCGATGGGATCGCTGCCGATGCGGCGAGACTCGGCGTCGACGGGACACGGGTCCTCATCCCCGAGACACCGCGTCACGTGGCCCAGGCCGCGTACGCCGGCGGAGACATCAGCGAGTGTCCGGACTACGTGTTCGAAATCCCAGACCTCAGAGAGTTATCATAG